The following are from one region of the bacterium genome:
- a CDS encoding flavodoxin family protein, which yields MAMKRTVLAVSASPRAKSFTDKILSLFLEGMGEDIELHKFYPHRMKINPCTGCFTCWLKTPGVCVQQDDMTEIMKWFNTADVIILASPLYVFGFTAQMKTVLDRLIPSVECYITTNEKGFSYHKRRLQKSQKMVLISSCGFPEIENFEVLKQHYLAVVNHWGEDAGMILISGSGAANIPHFFDEKYRLIRQAGKELVEFGKVTQETMDNIASEIIDRQVYRDIANAAFKGGLKGSIKTMVKSLQAVREKDSRTQR from the coding sequence ATGGCTATGAAACGAACGGTTTTAGCAGTATCAGCGTCACCAAGAGCAAAATCGTTTACCGATAAAATACTCTCGCTGTTTCTGGAAGGGATGGGGGAAGATATTGAACTCCATAAATTCTATCCGCATCGGATGAAAATTAATCCGTGCACCGGCTGTTTCACTTGCTGGCTGAAAACCCCTGGCGTTTGTGTCCAGCAGGATGATATGACAGAAATTATGAAATGGTTCAACACGGCAGATGTAATTATTCTCGCAAGTCCGCTCTATGTATTCGGATTCACTGCCCAGATGAAAACGGTACTTGACCGGTTAATACCAAGTGTTGAATGCTATATCACTACCAATGAAAAGGGATTCTCTTACCATAAACGACGTTTGCAGAAATCCCAGAAAATGGTGCTCATTTCATCTTGCGGATTCCCTGAAATCGAGAATTTTGAGGTTTTGAAGCAGCATTATTTAGCAGTGGTTAACCATTGGGGAGAAGATGCTGGGATGATTTTGATTTCCGGTTCTGGTGCAGCGAATATTCCCCATTTCTTTGACGAGAAATATAGGCTGATTCGGCAAGCCGGAAAAGAGCTGGTTGAATTCGGTAAGGTTACGCAGGAGACAATGGATAACATCGCGTCTGAAATTATCGACCGACAGGTATATCGGGATATAGCGAACGCTGCGTTTAAAGGCGGATTAAAAGGTAGCATCAAAACGATGGTAAAATCTCTCCAAGCGGTTCGTGAGAAAGATAGTCGTACCCAACGATAA
- a CDS encoding deoxynucleoside kinase: protein MAQNNLQNHKLKKQGLFITVDANIGAGKTNACHAIASAATASGWPAKVLEEPTHHPKFTHFLNRYYDDLRTGKNTGGGFAMQMFMLTQRYEQHRLAVELAWGEQGIVVVQDRPIYGDTVFATTAMERGFMTPEEYELYVTVFRNMSRDVMPPDIFVFLEVPPEECYRRMEARAREEEVGVPLDYLQHLDKNYKLLIQEMRRRGVRVMVVDWQEFGPPVELWKQILRMVISSDSWYEQLTFSFTKHARMPLVSKPEEKNSCQQTDNQ, encoded by the coding sequence ATGGCTCAAAATAATCTTCAAAATCATAAACTAAAGAAACAAGGGTTATTTATCACGGTAGATGCGAATATCGGTGCTGGGAAAACTAATGCTTGTCACGCGATAGCTTCAGCGGCAACCGCAAGTGGTTGGCCAGCTAAAGTTCTTGAAGAACCGACCCACCATCCGAAATTCACCCATTTCCTGAACCGATACTACGATGATTTGCGCACCGGCAAGAATACCGGTGGCGGGTTTGCGATGCAGATGTTTATGCTCACGCAGCGGTATGAACAGCATCGGTTAGCCGTCGAACTCGCCTGGGGTGAACAAGGAATCGTCGTGGTGCAAGACCGACCGATTTATGGCGATACAGTTTTCGCAACGACCGCAATGGAACGTGGGTTCATGACCCCAGAAGAATATGAGTTGTATGTGACTGTATTCCGGAATATGAGTCGTGATGTTATGCCACCGGATATTTTCGTTTTCCTTGAAGTTCCGCCGGAAGAATGCTATCGCCGGATGGAAGCGCGTGCTCGCGAGGAAGAAGTCGGGGTTCCGCTTGATTATCTCCAGCATTTAGATAAGAATTATAAACTGTTGATTCAAGAGATGCGGCGTCGTGGTGTTCGAGTTATGGTGGTTGATTGGCAGGAATTCGGTCCGCCGGTCGAACTCTGGAAACAAATCCTGCGGATGGTGATTTCGTCCGACTCATGGTATGAACAGTTAACCTTCTCGTTCACCAAACATGCACGAATGCCGCTGGTCTCCAAACCGGAAGAAAAAAACAGTTGTCAGCAAACTGACAACCAGTAA
- a CDS encoding nucleotidyltransferase family protein → MNKCYAAVVLAGGRITGEYARVTGQTIKALIPFNGKTCLSIALNALLGSKYINQIYVVGPPEIKFEESVGRSYQFIPEGESGEENIFRGASAISYSGRFIICCSDMPFIQSRDVDEFIELCPEDTIANYPIFLKEMIERTYPDVRREYVYLKDGAYTGGNLFLVHTDLFTQYQELITAVFRARKSQFRMCRLLGITFIVRFLFRQLTVTDIENKVSDILGGRVKAILNASPNLGMDIDLLHEYYTAREISEQKR, encoded by the coding sequence ATGAACAAATGCTATGCGGCGGTTGTTCTTGCTGGAGGCCGAATCACCGGCGAATACGCACGGGTTACCGGACAGACGATTAAAGCATTGATTCCGTTCAATGGTAAGACCTGTTTATCTATAGCATTGAACGCATTGCTGGGTAGTAAATATATTAATCAAATTTATGTTGTCGGCCCGCCTGAAATTAAATTTGAGGAATCTGTTGGTCGTTCCTACCAGTTTATTCCTGAAGGGGAATCTGGCGAAGAGAATATTTTTCGTGGTGCGTCAGCAATCTCTTATTCCGGCAGGTTTATCATCTGCTGTTCGGATATGCCGTTTATTCAGAGCCGAGATGTAGATGAATTTATCGAGCTCTGCCCAGAAGATACTATCGCCAATTATCCGATTTTTCTTAAAGAAATGATAGAACGAACGTATCCTGATGTTAGACGGGAATATGTGTATTTGAAAGATGGTGCATATACCGGTGGGAATTTGTTTCTGGTACATACGGATTTGTTCACGCAGTATCAAGAACTTATCACGGCAGTATTCCGGGCGCGAAAAAGCCAGTTCCGAATGTGCCGACTACTCGGTATTACGTTTATAGTTCGGTTTCTCTTTCGGCAATTAACGGTTACGGATATTGAGAATAAGGTTAGCGATATTCTTGGCGGGAGAGTGAAAGCAATCCTAAACGCTTCACCGAATCTGGGTATGGATATAGATTTACTGCATGAATATTATACCGCCCGAGAAATAAGCGAACAGAAAAGATAA
- a CDS encoding YfhO family protein yields the protein MNKGLYPVLVFLFLPLLFFGYPLITGKIYFGEDYLWQFLPFHQLGVELITSGQLPLWNSYIYSGMPLFANGSFAWFYPTILFLIFCSQELAINLIYYLHIFIAGYFTYRVCRTLRLSRPAGVIAGITFMFSGNLITLIYPGHTMKLVAASLIPVIFYFFAEALHRKKLAWFIYTAIAVSIQIFSTHWQVCYYTWIGIFFYLIFYFIRFKILYAPVRNQVFQYLMILALLAIGLTAVQWLPFAEYSQWSTRAKGLSYQEATEASFPPEEWLSMILVSPFGDQVRLGSGSSYLNLGRFFSPAGVIPYIGRFNAPRTLSEYLGVLPFLLAGIGLIYSRRKYVWFFLGLMLFSLFLSLGKFNPVYPLVYQFIPGLKWLRVPAEILLLFSFSLAILAGTGVEYIMYQVYSESSMGEPRIKDKKKKICFILLTGLSLILFLIFVFLVLPNSKPHFNHFKLVITRFLFFTTIIGLQFNLMLFYLVPDEGNRNSNLTDNSQQPKLGRKYRLLTAAYLSLILIFLFDVGTAHAPYLQTMRLADFKRFVYNDPIVEKLKEDKTPYRILPLGNEMISNKWILPHIQSVYGYQSFPLNHYEQFWKASGFDNETLWQLLNVKYIISPFPIDNERLSLVYDAGYKVLYQFNRAYPRAWVVSGQTDARDSTATVKVVHHSANRIILQVISSAPGSVILSEIYYPGWKAKLDGQPVQIGVYKSLLRSLPIPEGEHQIEFVFSPFTFWLGAIVSGISIFGLGLLLGYARKKKI from the coding sequence ATGAACAAAGGTCTATATCCGGTATTGGTATTTTTATTCCTACCGTTGCTTTTTTTCGGCTACCCGCTGATTACTGGTAAAATCTATTTCGGAGAAGATTATCTCTGGCAATTCTTACCGTTCCACCAGCTTGGTGTCGAACTGATTACATCCGGTCAACTGCCGTTATGGAATTCGTATATCTATTCGGGGATGCCGCTGTTTGCCAACGGTTCATTTGCCTGGTTTTATCCGACTATACTATTTCTTATCTTCTGCTCGCAGGAACTTGCAATTAATCTGATTTATTATCTCCATATTTTTATCGCAGGATATTTCACCTACCGAGTCTGCCGAACGTTGCGATTATCCCGACCTGCAGGAGTCATCGCCGGTATAACGTTTATGTTTTCCGGTAACTTGATTACGTTAATCTATCCCGGACATACCATGAAACTGGTTGCCGCATCGCTGATTCCGGTTATTTTCTATTTTTTCGCTGAAGCATTACATCGGAAGAAACTAGCTTGGTTCATCTATACAGCGATAGCGGTCAGTATCCAAATTTTTTCTACCCATTGGCAGGTCTGCTATTATACCTGGATAGGCATCTTTTTCTATCTCATATTCTACTTCATTCGATTCAAAATCCTGTATGCTCCGGTTCGAAACCAGGTATTCCAATATCTAATGATCCTGGCATTATTAGCTATCGGATTAACTGCGGTTCAATGGCTACCATTTGCCGAATATTCCCAATGGTCAACCCGAGCGAAAGGTTTATCTTATCAGGAAGCGACGGAAGCATCGTTCCCACCGGAAGAATGGTTAAGTATGATTCTGGTCAGTCCGTTTGGTGACCAAGTCCGACTCGGTTCCGGAAGTTCTTATCTCAATCTCGGACGGTTCTTTTCACCAGCAGGGGTGATACCGTATATCGGTCGGTTCAATGCGCCGAGAACGTTAAGTGAATATCTCGGGGTTCTACCGTTTTTATTAGCGGGTATCGGATTGATTTATTCGCGTAGAAAATATGTTTGGTTTTTTCTCGGGCTGATGCTTTTTTCTCTCTTCTTATCGTTAGGCAAATTTAATCCGGTTTATCCGCTGGTATATCAATTCATTCCCGGATTGAAATGGCTACGGGTACCTGCAGAGATTTTATTGCTCTTTTCATTTTCGTTAGCTATACTCGCCGGAACGGGCGTGGAATATATTATGTACCAAGTTTACTCCGAAAGTTCAATGGGGGAACCAAGGATAAAGGACAAAAAAAAGAAGATTTGCTTTATTCTATTGACCGGATTAAGTTTGATTTTGTTTCTTATCTTTGTGTTTCTCGTATTACCAAATTCAAAACCGCACTTTAATCATTTCAAACTGGTTATCACCCGGTTTCTGTTTTTTACCACAATCATTGGTCTGCAGTTTAATCTAATGTTATTCTACTTGGTTCCAGACGAGGGGAACAGAAATTCAAATCTTACGGATAATAGCCAGCAACCAAAATTGGGTCGAAAATATCGATTGTTAACCGCAGCCTATCTTTCCCTTATCCTAATCTTTCTTTTCGATGTAGGAACTGCACATGCACCCTATCTGCAGACAATGCGACTTGCGGATTTCAAACGGTTCGTTTATAACGACCCGATTGTAGAAAAATTGAAAGAAGATAAAACCCCATATCGGATTCTACCGTTAGGGAACGAAATGATTAGCAATAAATGGATTCTGCCGCATATCCAAAGCGTTTATGGATATCAATCGTTCCCGTTGAATCATTATGAACAGTTCTGGAAAGCATCCGGATTCGATAACGAAACCTTATGGCAACTGCTGAATGTGAAATATATCATTTCACCGTTCCCGATTGACAATGAACGTTTATCATTGGTCTATGATGCAGGTTATAAAGTACTATATCAGTTCAATCGAGCATATCCCCGTGCGTGGGTTGTATCCGGACAAACCGATGCGCGGGATTCAACTGCAACCGTTAAGGTGGTTCACCATAGCGCAAATCGTATCATTCTGCAGGTGATTTCATCAGCTCCGGGTTCGGTAATTCTTAGTGAAATATACTATCCCGGTTGGAAAGCGAAATTAGATGGACAACCGGTGCAAATCGGCGTGTATAAATCCTTGCTTCGTTCACTGCCGATTCCTGAAGGTGAACATCAAATCGAGTTTGTTTTTTCACCGTTTACTTTCTGGTTAGGAGCGATTGTCTCTGGGATAAGTATATTTGGATTGGGATTGCTGCTCGGATATGCAAGAAAGAAAAAGATATAA
- a CDS encoding APC family permease, giving the protein MLKKIKNLIIGRAKNLEDPHVFHQISLIAFLAWIGLGVDGLSSSCYGPEEAYRALGMYSHLGIYLALATAATVFIISASYSQIIELFPTGGGGYLVASKLLGQYAGLVSGCALVVDYVLTIAISVSSGMDAVLSFMPPFFLEHKLVTAFLVIGFLTILNLRGVKESVLVLAPVFLTFVITHTLVILVGIFGHTSALPAMVAETVRETQYGIQNLGFFAVLVILMRAYSLGGGTYTGIEAVSNGLQILREPKVKTAKRTMLYMAVSLAFTAGGIIVCYLLNNIHPQPGKTMNAVLISTVAGQWIVQGIPIGYGFIILTLLSEALLLFIAAQTGFLAGPRVLANMAQDGWIPRRFAHLSDRLVTRNGIILMGLAALLTVWYTKGNVSVLVVLYSINVFLTFTLSQLGMCVHWWKKRRTESKWIKRLLINGIGLVITTGILCATVILKFEVGGWVTLVITVSFILFCLWIKSHYTAVRKVFKRLDAILTDLPLPEHPPKLPPKDPKAPTAILMVNQFNGLGIHSMLAIIKSFRKQFTQFVFVSVGEVDTSKFKGVEELDRLREATESALKKYVEIANKLGFYAEYRYSIGTDAIDELEILCREATKEFPNSVCFAGQLIFPKENWATRQLHNQAAFAIQRQLLFHGINMVILPIRAIG; this is encoded by the coding sequence ATGCTAAAAAAAATAAAAAATTTGATTATCGGCAGAGCGAAAAACCTTGAAGACCCGCATGTATTCCACCAAATTTCATTAATTGCATTTCTTGCCTGGATAGGACTTGGTGTAGATGGGTTATCCTCATCCTGCTACGGTCCGGAAGAAGCATATCGTGCGCTCGGAATGTATAGTCATCTCGGGATATATCTAGCGTTAGCGACTGCAGCAACCGTGTTTATAATTTCTGCTAGTTATTCGCAGATAATCGAACTATTTCCAACTGGCGGTGGCGGATATCTGGTTGCTTCAAAACTCCTCGGGCAATATGCCGGGCTCGTTTCCGGCTGTGCGCTTGTCGTAGATTATGTTTTAACGATTGCGATTTCTGTTTCCAGCGGTATGGATGCAGTATTAAGTTTTATGCCGCCGTTCTTTTTAGAGCATAAACTGGTTACGGCATTTCTGGTAATCGGATTTCTAACCATACTTAATCTACGTGGGGTTAAAGAATCAGTATTAGTTCTTGCGCCGGTATTTCTAACCTTCGTTATCACGCATACGTTAGTCATTCTGGTCGGTATTTTCGGACATACGAGCGCATTACCGGCGATGGTTGCTGAAACCGTGCGCGAAACGCAATATGGGATTCAGAACCTCGGATTTTTCGCTGTTCTAGTTATCCTCATGCGGGCGTATAGTCTCGGTGGCGGAACGTATACCGGGATTGAAGCGGTAAGTAATGGACTTCAGATATTGCGAGAGCCGAAAGTTAAAACAGCTAAACGAACCATGCTGTATATGGCAGTTTCACTCGCGTTTACTGCTGGTGGGATTATTGTTTGTTATTTATTGAACAATATCCATCCGCAGCCGGGCAAAACGATGAATGCGGTGCTTATCTCAACCGTTGCTGGACAATGGATTGTTCAAGGGATTCCGATAGGATATGGATTTATTATTCTCACCTTGCTCTCAGAAGCTTTACTACTATTTATTGCAGCGCAAACCGGATTCTTAGCCGGACCACGAGTGCTCGCGAATATGGCGCAGGACGGCTGGATCCCACGGCGATTCGCGCATTTAAGTGACCGATTGGTTACGCGGAACGGAATCATCCTGATGGGGTTAGCGGCATTATTGACGGTTTGGTATACCAAAGGGAATGTCAGCGTTCTCGTAGTATTATATAGTATCAATGTTTTTCTAACCTTTACCTTATCGCAACTCGGGATGTGTGTGCATTGGTGGAAAAAACGGCGGACTGAATCGAAATGGATTAAACGGCTGCTGATTAATGGCATCGGGTTGGTGATAACGACTGGGATTCTTTGCGCAACGGTTATCCTGAAATTTGAAGTTGGCGGTTGGGTGACGTTGGTTATCACAGTTTCATTCATTCTCTTCTGTTTATGGATAAAATCGCATTATACTGCGGTTCGAAAGGTATTCAAACGGCTGGATGCGATTCTCACCGACCTTCCGCTACCGGAACACCCGCCGAAACTTCCGCCGAAGGATCCAAAAGCTCCGACGGCAATCTTGATGGTCAACCAATTTAACGGGTTAGGTATCCATTCTATGCTCGCGATAATCAAATCGTTTCGAAAGCAGTTTACCCAATTCGTTTTCGTTTCCGTTGGCGAAGTTGATACCAGCAAGTTTAAAGGAGTAGAAGAACTCGACCGACTCCGGGAAGCTACCGAATCTGCTCTTAAAAAATATGTTGAAATAGCGAATAAACTCGGATTCTATGCCGAATACCGCTATTCAATCGGCACCGATGCAATTGATGAACTAGAAATCCTCTGCCGTGAAGCGACGAAAGAGTTTCCGAATTCGGTCTGTTTCGCTGGTCAGCTTATTTTCCCGAAAGAAAACTGGGCTACCCGCCAACTCCATAACCAAGCAGCGTTCGCAATTCAACGCCAACTACTTTTCCACGGGATAAATATGGTTATCCTCCCGATTCGCGCTATCGGATAA
- a CDS encoding acyl-CoA dehydratase activase — translation MVYLGIDIGSVSVKVVALDSAQQIIFHSYTRHHGQPIPTVIQGLSHLPIPNSKLFLACTGSGGKLLAEILGCLYLNEIIAVTKATGLLYPHLRTIIELGGEDSKLILLEPENNDEKVRLVDFATNTICAAGTGSFLDQQAHRLGISIEKEFGELALKSKNPPRIAGRCSVFAKTDMIHLQQIGTPDYDIVAGLCYAVARSFKSIIGRGKSFQKPIAFYGGVAANVGMVRAFESVLELNPGELFIPEYHANMGAIGAAVTQVTCSKYQAPSHDVGTILNTLEKYLAQPKRPRTSWNKLHQLKDDRTKAEKDELARLHLSAAVDPIIDVFLGVDVGSISTNVVLIDRDKNVVARRYLMTAGRPIDAVRRGLEEIGEEVGSRVRVCGAGTTGSGRYLIADFIGADIVRNEITAQATAAIHFDRTVDTIFEIGGQDSKYISLDDGVVVDFEMNKVCAAGTGSFLEEQAEKLGIKIENEFGKLALSAEQPAKLGERCTVFIESDLIYHQQEGASKPDLVAGLSYAIVYNYLNKVVGDKRVGNNIFFQGGVAANQGVVAAFEQVTGKKITVPPHHDVTGAIGVAILAMELQLEKSNFKGFDLAKRKYELSSFTCNGCANLCEINKVSIEGEPPLFYGSRCEKYEVGRKKAVVKLPDYFAERDKILLGGNGQKSEVKTSKSAGRKDLTVGIPRVLHFYEYFPFWREFFTQLGCDVVVSDKSNTQIIHEGIETVPAETCFPVKLAHGHILNLLEKQVAYLFLPNIINLWREPDQKFELNHYCPYVQSFPHLVYSGIDLEKYPVKVLQPVVHFQRDKKQLLKALAGVGKALGKSITEVDEALSAAIAAQQKFYQSIRAAGTRALQSLTPSEKMLVLVSRPYNGCDPGLNLDIPRKLAQLGVKSIPIDYLPLEQTDISTEYPEMYWRSGQRILAAAEYIRNHPNLYALYLTNFSCGPDSFITHFFKQKMCGKPYLQIEVDEHSADAGIITRCEAFLDSLRNYEARMDRLEVSGQNQSRSAIGDRGVTILQVNVQVNGGRTIYLPYMCDHAFAVCGAFRAEGIPAEVMPESDDTTLEYGRKYTSGRECFPCIVTTGDIVKLVKTPGFNPEKSAIFMPTAEGPCRFGQYYVLQKKILAELELADIPFITPTSRNSYNGLSQTFRRRAWQGMVAIDLLIKLCLHTRPYEKNPGETERVYRYYLTQISQAIESKQPLEPVLIAARDAFRQIPVNRDIKKPLIGVIGEIFIRWNRYSNQDLVRKLESLGAEVTIAPMVEWIFYTNFIHKRNQWIEKRYGKYITALLQDWVQKKDEHRIANILAVDLANAIEPDTETIIDYASSYLVPDFEGEAILSIGKSLDYMQSGIAGIVNTIPFTCMPGTIVQAIQKRLKQKYPEIPLLTIAYDGTEIAAVQTQIEAFMFQAKANIAKSK, via the coding sequence ATGGTCTATTTAGGTATTGATATTGGGTCGGTTAGTGTCAAGGTGGTAGCGCTCGATTCAGCGCAACAGATTATCTTCCATTCATATACTCGGCATCACGGACAACCGATTCCAACGGTCATCCAGGGTCTTTCCCATCTTCCGATTCCGAACTCTAAACTTTTTCTAGCGTGCACTGGGTCAGGCGGAAAATTACTTGCTGAAATTCTCGGATGCTTGTATCTGAACGAAATTATTGCAGTAACTAAAGCAACAGGCTTACTCTATCCACATCTGCGAACAATTATCGAACTCGGCGGAGAAGATTCTAAATTAATCTTACTTGAACCGGAAAATAATGATGAAAAAGTCCGGTTGGTTGATTTCGCAACGAATACCATTTGTGCTGCGGGAACCGGATCGTTTCTCGACCAACAAGCGCATCGCCTTGGGATTTCCATAGAAAAAGAGTTCGGAGAACTCGCATTGAAATCAAAAAATCCACCGCGAATTGCTGGACGTTGTAGTGTCTTTGCAAAAACTGATATGATCCATCTGCAGCAAATCGGAACTCCGGACTATGATATTGTTGCCGGACTTTGTTATGCGGTTGCGCGGAGTTTTAAAAGTATCATCGGTCGCGGAAAATCGTTTCAAAAACCGATAGCATTTTATGGTGGAGTTGCGGCGAACGTTGGAATGGTTAGAGCATTCGAATCAGTTCTCGAGCTGAACCCCGGAGAATTGTTTATCCCAGAATATCATGCAAATATGGGAGCAATTGGCGCTGCGGTTACCCAGGTGACATGTAGCAAATACCAAGCACCATCACATGATGTAGGAACGATACTCAATACTCTTGAAAAATATCTCGCGCAGCCGAAACGACCGAGAACTAGTTGGAATAAACTGCACCAACTAAAGGATGACAGGACGAAAGCAGAAAAAGATGAACTAGCAAGATTACATCTGAGTGCAGCGGTCGACCCGATTATAGATGTATTTCTCGGCGTTGATGTCGGTTCAATCAGCACGAATGTTGTTTTAATTGATAGAGATAAAAATGTCGTTGCCCGCCGATATCTAATGACTGCTGGACGACCGATAGATGCCGTCCGTCGCGGTCTCGAAGAAATTGGAGAAGAAGTTGGTAGTCGAGTTCGGGTTTGCGGTGCAGGGACGACCGGTTCTGGTCGGTATCTCATCGCGGATTTTATCGGAGCGGATATTGTTCGGAACGAAATTACTGCTCAAGCGACGGCGGCAATTCATTTTGACCGAACAGTAGATACCATTTTCGAAATCGGTGGGCAGGATTCGAAATATATTAGTCTAGATGATGGTGTCGTAGTAGATTTCGAGATGAATAAAGTTTGCGCTGCAGGCACCGGTTCGTTTCTAGAAGAACAGGCGGAAAAATTAGGGATTAAAATCGAGAACGAATTCGGGAAATTAGCGTTATCTGCAGAACAACCAGCGAAGTTAGGTGAACGATGTACCGTGTTTATCGAATCCGATTTGATTTACCATCAGCAGGAAGGTGCAAGTAAACCGGACTTAGTTGCCGGGTTAAGTTATGCGATTGTATATAACTATTTGAATAAAGTTGTCGGCGATAAACGGGTCGGAAATAATATTTTTTTCCAAGGTGGTGTCGCAGCGAATCAAGGCGTGGTTGCCGCATTTGAACAGGTTACCGGCAAAAAGATAACTGTTCCACCACACCATGATGTAACCGGAGCAATTGGCGTCGCTATATTAGCGATGGAATTACAATTGGAAAAAAGCAATTTTAAAGGGTTCGATTTAGCGAAACGGAAGTATGAACTTTCATCATTTACCTGCAACGGTTGTGCAAACCTTTGCGAAATAAATAAGGTGAGTATTGAAGGAGAACCGCCGTTATTCTATGGTTCACGGTGCGAAAAATATGAGGTTGGCCGAAAAAAAGCGGTTGTTAAACTGCCGGACTATTTTGCAGAACGTGATAAAATCTTACTAGGAGGTAACGGGCAGAAATCTGAGGTTAAAACGTCGAAGTCAGCAGGTAGAAAAGATTTAACTGTCGGTATACCTCGTGTGCTTCATTTTTATGAATACTTCCCGTTCTGGCGAGAATTCTTTACGCAGCTTGGGTGCGACGTGGTGGTATCAGATAAAAGTAATACGCAGATTATTCATGAAGGAATTGAAACGGTACCCGCAGAAACCTGTTTTCCAGTAAAACTTGCGCATGGGCATATTTTAAATCTATTAGAGAAACAAGTTGCTTACCTATTTTTACCGAACATAATCAATCTTTGGCGAGAACCAGACCAAAAATTTGAACTGAACCATTACTGTCCGTATGTCCAATCATTTCCGCATCTGGTATATTCCGGCATAGATTTGGAAAAGTATCCGGTGAAAGTATTGCAGCCGGTAGTTCATTTTCAACGGGATAAAAAACAACTCCTGAAAGCATTGGCAGGGGTCGGGAAAGCGCTCGGTAAAAGCATAACCGAGGTTGATGAAGCTCTATCAGCAGCGATTGCTGCGCAACAAAAGTTCTACCAATCAATTCGTGCTGCAGGAACGCGTGCACTGCAATCACTTACACCATCCGAAAAAATGCTTGTTCTGGTTAGTCGGCCGTATAACGGCTGTGATCCGGGATTAAACCTCGATATACCACGGAAACTCGCACAACTTGGTGTGAAGTCTATCCCGATTGATTATTTACCGCTTGAGCAAACGGATATATCTACGGAATATCCGGAAATGTATTGGCGGTCGGGACAACGGATTCTTGCCGCAGCGGAATATATCCGGAATCACCCGAATCTCTATGCGCTGTATTTAACCAATTTTTCCTGTGGTCCGGATTCGTTTATTACCCATTTCTTCAAACAGAAAATGTGCGGAAAACCATATCTGCAAATTGAAGTTGATGAACATAGCGCTGACGCTGGAATTATCACCCGCTGTGAAGCGTTTTTGGACAGCTTACGGAATTATGAAGCTAGAATGGATCGGCTAGAAGTTAGTGGTCAAAATCAATCGCGTTCCGCAATCGGAGATAGAGGTGTGACTATTTTACAAGTAAACGTACAAGTAAACGGTGGGCGAACAATTTATCTGCCGTATATGTGCGACCATGCATTTGCGGTGTGTGGAGCGTTTCGCGCAGAAGGGATTCCGGCAGAAGTTATGCCAGAATCGGATGATACAACGCTGGAGTATGGCCGAAAATATACCAGCGGGCGCGAATGTTTCCCCTGTATCGTAACAACGGGAGATATCGTCAAGCTGGTAAAAACACCTGGATTCAATCCGGAGAAATCAGCTATTTTTATGCCAACCGCTGAAGGTCCCTGTCGGTTCGGACAATATTATGTCCTCCAGAAAAAAATATTAGCGGAATTAGAACTAGCAGATATCCCGTTTATTACGCCTACTAGCCGAAATTCATATAATGGACTTAGTCAAACGTTTCGGCGTCGCGCCTGGCAAGGAATGGTTGCTATAGATCTCTTGATTAAACTGTGCTTGCATACTCGCCCATATGAGAAAAATCCTGGCGAAACGGAGCGGGTATATCGCTATTACTTAACGCAAATTAGTCAAGCAATCGAGTCGAAACAACCACTAGAACCAGTATTAATCGCTGCTCGTGATGCGTTCCGCCAGATACCAGTCAATCGTGATATCAAGAAACCATTGATTGGGGTTATAGGCGAAATTTTTATCCGATGGAATCGGTATAGCAATCAGGATTTAGTCCGTAAACTCGAATCGCTCGGCGCAGAAGTTACCATTGCCCCAATGGTAGAATGGATATTCTATACTAATTTCATCCATAAAAGGAACCAGTGGATTGAAAAACGATACGGGAAGTATATTACTGCGCTACTTCAAGATTGGGTACAGAAAAAAGATGAACATCGGATAGCCAATATTCTGGCGGTAGATTTAGCAAATGCTATCGAACCGGATACAGAGACGATTATCGATTACGCTTCGTCATATCTAGTTCCGGATTTTGAAGGGGAAGCGATTCTAAGTATTGGGAAATCGCTAGATTATATGCAATCCGGAATAGCGGGAATCGTTAATACCATTCCGTTCACCTGCATGCCAGGAACGATAGTACAAGCTATCCAGAAACGATTGAAACAGAAATACCCAGAAATCCCGCTACTTACCATTGCGTATGACGGTACCGAAATTGCCGCAGTCCAGACCCAAATAGAAGCATTTATGTTCCAAGCGAAAGCGAACATCGCTAAATCCAAATAA